From Plectropomus leopardus isolate mb chromosome 17, YSFRI_Pleo_2.0, whole genome shotgun sequence, a single genomic window includes:
- the gaa gene encoding lysosomal alpha-glucosidase, which yields MSPESLYFILILYYTKAHEILDNNNNNSVDTNGVRAESTAETDISRDNRCTVAPESRFDCARDRTAGQAECEERGCCYAPLTNLTGPPWCFYPTLYPGYEMGPLTPTRRGQGATLTRATPSYLPRDISTLHLEVLEEPAGCLHLTLKDPSSQRYEVKLPGGVPHSKADTQDALFTTEYQSDPFGFIVRRKSNERVLMNTTVAPLLFADQYLQLSTALASSFVSGLGEHYTPLLLNLNWTSLTLWNKDMAPHADANLYGSHPFYIVQEEDGLAHGVFLLNSNAVEVILQPTPALTWVAIGGVLDLYVFLGPDPQSVIRQYLQVIGYPMMPPYWSLGFHLCRWGYTTSNTTRRVAQRMHNAKFPMDVQWNDLDYAHKRRVFTFDPWRFGDLPEMVEEFHKGGMKYILILDPGISSTSPPGTYLPFDDGLKRDVFIKNATGHILIGKVWPGPTAFPDFTNPETRRWWEDCIRDFHSKVPVDGLWIDMNEPASFVQGSVEGCPDTDLENPPHTPRVVGGQLNSGTLCMSAQQKLSTHYNLHNMYGLTEAFATHSALMKVRGKRPFVLSRSSFPGIGRFSGVWTGDVRSDWEQLRYSIPAVLQFSLFGVPLVGADICGFGGNTTEELCVRWMQLGAFYPFMRNHNDNLNAPQEPYVFGQKAQAAMRSALNLRYSLLPFLYTLFHHAHTSAETVARPLFMEFPSDPNCQTIDRQFLWGSSLLISPVLEQGASELAAYLPPGTWYSLHNGQPFYSKGQYLLLPAPLDTINVHVREGHIIPQQEPALTTTASRRNPFFLTVALSAGGWAWGDLFWDDGDSLDTFEMGNYCYIIFMAGQSQVVSDPLRLDGALDGLVLGGLQVFGVPSPPLYVLANGDKVRNFTYRSDTKVLTVTGLALPMSKVFTVQWAL from the exons ATGTCACCGGAGAGCCTGTACTTTATTCTTATACTTTATTATACCAAAGCGCACGAAATActtgataataacaataataattcagtgGACACAAACGGAGTCCGCGCAGAAAGCACCGCAGAGACTGATATTTCCAGAGATAACAGATGCACCGTGGCCCCAGAGAGCCGCTTTGACTGTGCCAGGGACAGGACAGCCGGTCAGGCAGAGTGTGAGGAGAGGGGGTGCTGCTACGCCCCTCTGACCAACTTAACAGGACCACCTTGGTGCTTCTACCCCACTTTGTACCCTGGCTACGAAATGGGTCCGCTCACTCCCACCAGGCGAGGCCAGGGGGCCACCCTGACTCGTGCCACCCCCTCATATCTCCCCAGAGATATCTCCACTCTGCACCTGGAAGTCCTGGAAGAGCCTGCAGGCTGCTTACACCTCACT TTAAAGGACCCGTCGTCTCAGCGATATGAAGTGAAACTCCCTGGTGGAGTTCCTCATAGCAAAGCTGACACCCAAGATGCCCTCTTTACCACTGAATACCAGTCTGACCCGTTTGGCTTCATCGTGCGGCGAAAATCTAATGAAAGGGTGCT TATGAATACCACGGTCGCTCCGCTCCTGTTTGCCGATCAGTACCTGCAGCTGTCCACTGCACTGGCCTCCTCCTTTGTGTCTGGCCTCGGGGAGCATtacacccccctcctcctgaaTCTGAACTGGACTTCTCTGACTCTCTGGAATAAAGACATGGCGCCTCAT GCCGATGCTAACCTCTATGGCTCCCATCCGTTCTACATCGTGCAGGAGGAGGACGGCTTGGCACATGGAGTTTTCCTTCTCAACAGCAATGCAGTCG AGGTGATACTGCAGCCGACCCCCGCTCTCACCTGGGTGGCTATCGGTGGAGTCCTGGACCTGTATGTTTTCTTGGGTCCTGACCCTCAAAGCGTTATACGACAGTACCTCCAGGTCATTG GGTATCCTATGATGCCTCCCTACTGGTCGCTGGGCTTTCATCTGTGTCGCTGGGGTTACACAACATCTAATACAACCCGGCGTGTGGCACAACGCATGCACAATGCAAAATTCCCCATG GATGTGCAGTGGAATGATCTGGACTACGCACATAAGCGCAGGGTGTTCACCTTTGACCCCTGGCGATTTGGGGACCTCCCGGAGATGGTGGAGGAGTTCCATAAGGGAGGCATGAAGTACATCCTTATCCTG GACCCGGGGATCAGCAGCACCAGCCCTCCTGGAACATACCTGCCCTTCGATGACGGCCTGAAACGAGACGTCTTCATTAAAAATGCTACAGGACACATACTGATCGGGAAG GTTTGGCCGGGCCCAACAGCCTTCCCTGACTTCACCAACCCAGAGACCAGACGCTGGTGGGAGGACTGCATCAGAGATTTTCATTCTAAAGTTCCTGTGGACGGTCTATGGATT GATATGAATGAACCAGCCAGTTTCGTGCAGGGTTCAGTGGAGGGCTGTCCTGACACTGATCTTGAGAATCCGCCCCACACACCCA GGGTGGTTGGAGGCCAGTTGAACTCGGGAACTCTTTGTATGTCGGCTCAGCAGAAGCTTTCCACTCACTACAACCTGCACAATATGTACGGACTGACAGAAGCCTTTGCCACGCACAG CGCTCTTATGAAGGTACGAGGGAAGAGACCCTTTGTCCTGTCTCGCTCTTCCTTCCCTGGCATCGGACGCTTCTCTGGAGTGTGGACAGGAGACGTTCGGAGTGACTGGGAGCAGCTTCGATACTCCATCCCAG CGGTGCTGCAGTTCAGCCTTTTCGGCGTGCCCCTTGTGGGGGCGGACATCTGTGGCTTTGGAGGAAACACCACTGAGGAGCTGTGTGTGCGATGGATGCAGCTCGGGGCCTTCTACCCATTTATGAGAAACCACAATGACAACCTGAACGCt CCTCAGGAGCCTTATGTATTTGGACAGAAGGCCCAGGCAGCCATGCGGAGTGCATTGAACCTTCGCTACTCCCTTCTCCCGTTCCTCTACACGCTCTTCCATCATGCACACACTTCTGCTGAAACTGTGGCCAGGCCTCTCTTCATGGA GTTTCCCTCTGACCCTAACTGTCAGACCATAGACCGGCAGTTCCTGTGGGGGAGTTCACTTCTCATTAGCCCAGTGTTAGAGCAAGGGGCATCAGAGCTGGCTGCTTACCTGCCCCCTGGCACTTGGTACAGCCTGCACAAT GGTCAGCCTTTCTACAGTAAGGGTCAGTACCTGCTCCTTCCAGCTCCTCTGGACACCATAAATGTCCACGTGAGGGAAGGACACATTATCCCCCAGCAG GAGCCTGCTTTGACAACCACAGCCTCTCGAAGGAACCCTTTCTTCCTGACGGTGGCTCTGTCAGCGGGCGGCTGGGCCTGGGGGGACTTGTTCTGGGATGACGGGGACAGTCTTGACACCTTCGAAATGGGAAATTATTGTTACATTATCTTCATGGCTGGGCAG TCTCAGGTGGTGAGTGATCCCCTCAGGCTGGATGGGGCCCTTGATGGTCTGGTGCTGGGAGGGCTGCAGGTCTTCGGGGTTCCCTCACCACCCCTGTATGTATTAGCCAATGGGGACAAAGTCAGGAACTTCACATACCGCAGTGACACAAAG GTTTTGACAGTGACCGGCCTGGCCTTGCCCATGTCAAAGGTGTTTACAGTCCAGTGGGCGCTCTGA
- the LOC121957229 gene encoding LOW QUALITY PROTEIN: sterile alpha motif domain-containing protein 9-like (The sequence of the model RefSeq protein was modified relative to this genomic sequence to represent the inferred CDS: inserted 3 bases in 2 codons; deleted 1 base in 1 codon): MADKPEQSPKGWTESQVSDWLKSIGVKEQYINKIYEEEVDGQILLELDEDFLKSKIGMKAGPAHLIIQKRNDLITSKQKSQVKKKLTGGKKTESEQTSVECLPKTSEDPPAEIPERDQDVLKKRQTSLEKCVLTSKEDCRPRPFDQEGIEFIYVKHTVLQPESGAFNLISPCHEFKSFATAAELDRTRLQAKFAKEVLKFAIGCMNIRSNGTIHFGVMDSKEDEGHVHGEIIGIAVKEKDIYVDALDYIEKCISSDKEHVRLCVRPPRFIEVMDRESTEKKYVVEVDIVPSVRVVKSKVYKVRLPNFKESTNKIEYEKEMILRRVGSKTEQVSNEDLGDFYQRVQDRDAQREEAEKNQFLSAPDLCQDLGRKLTMLMTSGKKFIEKEKWFILVTNKFNPDDLCNIDWLLNMNVFCVFDFDPDSKTSGLCSKYLQHHAANMHSLQSYRISGDMTIKEFTSHLHLFEQTSWIFCNGRSDFKGSEMPCDEMTWIKSKMTFLRESVSLICKQILPKGTFQVIFLLTSPVEKPLLHTFNEFFTDMEGHEDIICICESQKNFQKWQSFAEGSCRTETVNNSSVVGMKMSHINSTLQQVQPVKACTKQLPVYVKGTCLLETHEEEQMYSLEILTVDHCRETNEEFINEEKTIIEKQFYRGGRVNWLNFWLAXHKYVGEVIKRDAYYEVSKLLRDALERNADQTPVNSINIYHHPGSGGSTVARQVLWKNRKELRCAVVKPSYSAAVVAQHAVKLREYEEKDPQTCLHVLLLIEDSDKEYLDDLRNELEVAINTRRIQYGTLCFILLSCRRSHDPEKRCKESPLQNVSVTHKLSADEKRKFSGKLKSLKEQYEPDFILTFVLLSEGFSENYVQEFVEHLLNGIDHQSVVTRLILYVALLNTYVQNSYISQSHCEALLALTIHLERFRQHEFEKSLSDQAKLVFLHLRDDKTHIESIRIIHPLVAKEILQQLLGNQQTQSSLAMDLLCETVLFEHRFGRDEYLSFLRALFIRRARISKGDKYDSFFSPLIEHVCEKEKCPDKAIELLKXAFQRFHKDPFFAQQLARLHYTYEKFEEAKHWAETAAKQQPNNSYILDTKGQVYRKWFQAKCRAFDNDNVPKTAQNTADAMETALKALECFQECEKAANADMENVNSSGFFSEVEVGCSLLKLISSTQVFANGHSECMKYLLTDYIPEEVKDAWEPFHDRVKKLHKTMQDALEWISEDLSYFQTDIGEDENETAERPEEKISHPLKWLAKKSAEYGKYFSEAYSTALLQHGQSIPANLTPFQKRMIIYHLGGGNVTSILSKLTDQKDAICLLESILSLYPSNPVQAKFGQRDIINYILAHISLNCLSPKNQKVADFKDLQALCCQFPTDKRKCLPGALFLLTLLFWPEDHDTDREKEAKYEIVQSAVEHLEKDYWTKMKDIPQRKRRIYAHFFLGNGNGLDKFVHKRKFERVTKVFSVSEKRMKWFRGEAWKMPEIAKMLKRVSGWTEDGVVYLEGPRKKKFNILPLHVPSVPHSNENITFYLGFTFRGPVAYNINVKQ, translated from the exons ATGG CTGACAAACCTGAGCAATCTCCCAAGGGTTGGACTGAATCTCAAGTGAGCGACTGGCTAAAGTCAATTGGAGTCAAGGAGCAATACATAAATAAGATCTATGAGGAAGAAGTAGATGGACAAATCCTACTTGAACTGGATGAGGACTTTTTGAAGTCAAAGATTGGCATGAAAGCCGGCCCTGCTCATTTAATTATTCAAAAGAGAAATGATCTCATTACCTCCAAGCAAAAGTCTCAGGTGAAGAAAAAGCTCACCGGTGGGAAAAAAACTGAGTCGGAACAGACATCAGTTGAATGTCTTCCTAAAACAAGTGAAGATCCTCCAGCGGAGATTCCTGAGAGAGATCAAGATGTCttaaagaaaagacaaacttCTCTGGAAAAATGCGTGTTGACTTCGAAGGAAGACTGCAGACCACGACCATTTGATCAAGAAGGGATTGAGTTCATATATGTAAAACACACAGTCCTGCAGCCTGAATCAGGTGCTTTTAATCTGATATCTCCATGCCATGAATTTAAGTCTTTTGCTACAGCTGCTGAATTGGATCGCACAAGACTCCAGGCGAAGTTTGCCAAAGAGGTCCTCAAATTTGCTATAGGCTGTATGAATATCAGATCAAATGGCACCATTCACTTTGGTGTGATGGACAGCAAGGAGGATGAAGGACACGTGCATGGTGAGATAATTGGCATCGCTGTAAAAGAGAAAGACATTTATGTAGATGCTTTGGACTacattgaaaaatgtatttcctcGGACAAGGAGCATGTACGCCTGTGTGTGCGGCCACCAAGGTTCATAGAGGTTATGGATCGAGAAAGCACAGAAAAGAAGTATGTGGTAGAGGTTGACATTGTGCCTTCAGTACGTGTTGTTAAGAGCAAGGTGTATAAAGTTCGTCTGCCAAACTTCAAAGAGTCAACTAACAAAATAGAATATGAGAAAGAAATGATTCTGCGGAGAGTGGGTTCAAAAACAGAGCAAGTAAGCAACGAAGACCTTGGTGATTTTTACCAGCGAGTCCAAGACAGGGATGCCCAAAGagaagaagcagagaaaaatcAGTTCCTTAGTGCCCCAGACTTATGCCAAGACCTCGGACGAAAACTCACAATGCTAATGACTAGTGGGAAGAAATTTATTGAAAAGGAGAAATGGTTCATACTTGTCACAAACAAATTCAACCCTGATGATCTTTGCAACATTGACTGGCTTCTTAACATGAACGTGTTCTGTGTATTTGACTTTGACCCAGACTCAAAGACATCGGGTCTTTGCAGTAAATACCTTCAGCATCATGCTGCAAACATGCATTCTCTGCAGAGCTATAGGATATCTGGTGACATGACCATCAAAGAATTCACAAGCCACTTGCATCTGTTTGAGCAAACTAGCTGGATCTTTTGTAATGGCCGTTCTGATTTCAAAGGAAGTGAAATGCCATGTGATGAAATGACCTGGATTAAGTCAAAAATGACTTTCCTGCGGGAATCTGTGTCCTTGATCTGTAAACAAATCTTGCCAAAGGGAACgtttcaagtcatttttcttCTCACATCACCAGTTGAGAAACCACTCTTGCACACCTTTAATGAGTTCTTCACGGACATGGAAGGCCATGAAGACATCATCTGCATCTGTGAATCACAGAAAAACTTCCAGAAGTGGCAAAGCTTTGCAGAGGGGTCATGTCGAACAGAAACTGTGAACAACTCCAGTGTTGTTGGGATGAAAATGAGTCACATCAATTCAACTCTGCAGCAAGTACAACCAGTAAAAGCATGTACCAAACAATTGCCAGTCTATGTAAAAGGGACATGTCTTCTTGAAACCCATGAAGAGGAACAGATGTATTCCCTGGAAATTCTGACAGTTGATCATTGTCGAGAAACAAATGAAGAATTTATCAATGAGGAGAAAACAATCATTGAAAAGCAGTTCTACCGGGGTGGAAGAGTGAACTGGTTGAATTTCTGGCTTG GGCACAAGTATGTTGGAGAGGTAATTAAGAGAGATGCTTATTATGAAGTTTCCAAACTTCTACGTGATGCTTTGGAAAGGAATGCAGATCAAACACCGGTAAACAGTATAAACATCTACCATCATCCAGGAAGTGGTGGAAGCACTGTGGCAAGACAAGTGCTgtgg aaaaacaggaaagagcTAAGGTGTGCAGTTGTGAAGCCTTCATActcagctgctgttgttgcacAACATGCAGTTAAACTAAGAGAATATGAAGAAAAAGATCCACAAACATGTCTTCATGTGCTGCTCCTCATTGAAGACTCCGACAAAGAATATCTAGATGATCTCAGGAATGAACTAGAGGTTGCCATTAACACCAGAAGAATCCAGTATGGGACTCTATGCTTCATTTTGTTGAGCTGCAGACGATCCCATGATCCAGAGAAGAGATGCAAGGAGTCCCCACTACAGAACGTGTCTGTCACTCACAAACTATCTGCTGACGagaaaagaaagttttctgGAAAACTAAAGTCACTTAAAGAACAATATGAGCCTGACTTCATactgacatttgttttgttgagtGAAGGATTCAGTGAGAACTATGTTCAagagtttgtggaacatttgcTCAATGGCATTGATCATCAATCTGTTGTTACTCGCCTCATACTCTATGTAGCACTGCTGAACACTTACGTTCAAAACTCGTACATCTCACAGTCCCATTGTGAAGCTTTGCTTGCCTTAACCATTCACTTGGAAAGGTTTCGCCAGCATGAGTTTGAGAAATCACTCAGTGATCAGGCCAAACTGGTCTTCTTGCACCTGAGAGATGACAAGACGCACATTGAATCAATCAGAATCATCCACCCACTTGTTGCAAAGGAAATTCTCCAACAACTTTTGGGGAACCAACAGACCCAAAGCAGTTTGGCAATGGATCTGCTCTGCGAGACAGTGCTTTTTGAGCACAGATTTGGAAGGGACGAATATCTGTCATTTTTGAGAGCACTTTTCATTAGGCGAGCCAGAATAAGCAAAGGGGACAAATATGAtagttttttctctcctctgattgagcatgtgtgtgaaaaGGAGAAATGCCCAGACAAAGCAATTGAGTTACTAAA AGCATTCCAGCGTTTCCATAAAGATCCGTTCTTTGCACAACAACTTGCTCGTCTTCATTATACTTACGAAAAGTTTGAAGAGGCAAAACACTGGGCAGAGACTGCAGCTAAACAGCAGCCCAACAACTCATACATCCTTGACACAAAAGGACAGGTGTACAGGAAATGGTTCCAAGCTAAATGCAGAGCGTTTGACAACGACAATGTTCCAAAGACAGCCCAAAATACAGCAGATGCTATGGAGACTGCGCTGAAAGCACTGGAGTGTTTTCAAGAATGCGAGAAAGCAGCTAATGCAGATATGGAAAACGTTAACAGCTCAGGGTTTTTTTCAGAAGTTGAGGTTGGCTGCAGTCTGCTCAAACTCATCTCTTCAACCCAAGTGTTTGCAAATGGCCATTCAGAGTGTATGAAGTACCTGCTGACAGATTACATTCCAGAGGAAGTTAAAGATGCCTGGGAACCATTTCATGACCGTGTGAAAAAACTTCACAAGACAATGCAAGATGCCTTGGAATGGATTTCTGAAGACCTCAGTTACTTCCAGACAGACATCGGGGAAGATGAAAATGAGACCGCTGAAAGACCCGAGGAGAAGATAAGCCATCCTCTGAAATGGCTggcaaaaaaatctgcagagtATGGGAAGTACTTCAGTGAAGCATATTCTACTGCACTTCTACAACATGGACAATCAATCCCAGCCAATCTGACTCCTTTCCAGAAACGCATGATCATCTATCATCTTGGTGGAGGTAATGTAACATCCATCCTCTCCAAGCTAACTGACCAGAAGGATGCAATATGTCTTCTAGAGAGCATTCTTTCTCTGTACCCCAGCAATCCAGTTCAGGCTAAATTTGGACAAAGGGACATTATCAATTACATATTGGCCCACATTTCTCTGAACTGCCTGTCACCAAAGAATCAAAAGGTAGCTGATTTTAAAGATCTACAGGCACTCTGTTGTCAGTTCCCAACTGATAAAAGGAAATGTTTACCAGGTGCCCTGTTCTTGCTCACCTTGCTATTCTGGCCAGAGGATCATGACACAGACCGTGAGAAAGAAGCCAAATATGAAATTGTGCAATCAGCTGTTGAACACCTGGAAAAAGACTACTGGACCAAGATGAAGGACATTCCTCAGAGGAAAAGAAGGATTTACGCCCACTTTTTCCTGGGCAATGGAAATGGATTGGATAAATTTGTCCACAAGAGAAAGTTTGAAAGAGTCACAAAGGTGTTCTCAGTCTCTGAGAAACGAATGAAGTGGTTTAGGGGTGAAGCATGGAAAATGCCAGAGATCGCCAAGATGCTGAAACGTGTTTCTGGATGGACTGAAGATGGAGTGGTGTACCTTGAAGGTCCTCGGAAAAAGAAGTTCAACATCCTGCCTCTTCATGTACCTTCAGTGCCTCACAGTAATGAAAACATCACGTTCTACCTGGGGTTCACATTCAGAGGCCCTGTTGCCTACAACATCAATGTGAAACAATAG